The genomic stretch TGAAGAGTAAAAACATCTGCAAATGGCAGCTAAAAGAGAAATAAAGGCAATTGGATATGCCTTGaagtcttaaaaaaataatttctgaactgTGCAGACATATGTGGATTTTTAAgaatttagaaaaacaaattgtttaaggGGTTGCTACTCAAAATCTGAAGATTTCTTTTAAACGAAGAGTTCCCGAATAGGAACGTTAAAATCATTCCATCGAAATGTACATGAATGCATTTCCGAATTAGTTGATCGTTATCTAATAACTGATTTACAGATGACGAACAAAATATGTCGATTTATTTAGCTCAAtctctttctattttttttttataaaatatgaccCTACAAAATCGACCAGGACGTCATTAGACAAAGTTATCAATGTAATACGACTGTTGATTTCCCtataagtctttgttaaatttgcgcttttcaaaaaattgttcaGAATATTATCTTTGTTTTCAATAAAGTAATTCTTTGCATATGTTtaatcctgtccagtactatagaaaaaaatcacataatgTTGCATTGCATATACGATAATAACCATCAACCTTTCTTATTcttgtgtacaagctttagtaacctcAAGTTtctaaaataatttattaaacacaattataaaaataataatggtgctttgaaacatcCACGATATATGTTTATGAGACATTTACTGCAATGCAATGTAAGATgaattttctaaaactatcaaatcCAAAGGAATATTTTGTCGACCTTTTTTCGTATTCAACCAGATATGACGTACTACGATTTGATGGTATTAAACCTAGAGGAACCAGACCTGATTGCCCATTCACATCATTTGAGACAACCCGACGGTTTTTATTCTTAGACTTTAGATTTTCATGTCTGGTTTTTTCATACTGTTATTTGGATATCGATTGATTTTCGTTTTTGTCATTgcaatgtcattttgttttccccttataaaattttaaattcctTGGGTATCTTAAGCCTCATAACTGTGTCTATAATTTCCAAAAACAAGAATTATATCTGACTCCGTTTTAAATATCCTAGCGAGATTTATGTTGCTGTTTATCATCTACTATTTTTCTTTGATGGTTTTGTTCATGCGTTCttgtttgattggttttacatttgttatgtcTAATCCACCTATAGCTTGCTACAATGTATGGCTTTTAAAAGCTgtacatttttgtgttttaatgcCAGTTTTTGGCACTGCTTACGGACTATTTCGTGGCGGCAAGTTTTTGTTGATTGATGAAGCTGGAGTGCCCGGAGTGCCCATATAAAATCACGGAACTTAGATCGGAAGACTGACAATACTagttaattaaaattataatcagTTGCAACCGAACGAGCGGGGTTAGAACTTACAGCCTCAGTGAGACAACTCAGCCACCGAGGTCCCTCGCCGTAAAACGAACAATACTTGCTAATTTCTGCATTACTTGATGTCATTGGCAATAATTCGGTGCATTCGTATATTGTATGTGGTTTATTGTAATACAAGTAGTTATCGATAAGTTAATTTGATTTGCGAGAATATAACGAACAATCGTGGAAAAAAGAGCTATGTTAAAAATACtaatgataaaagaaaaaaaaaaacagaatagaTAAATCATATAACTGcagaaacaaatacaaatacaatattaTACATTTCTTTGGAAATTTACAGGACTACTTCAAAGGTAAAAGTTACTTCCCTACAAATTTAaatgaatacagaaataaaaaccCCCTTTCCATCCTTAGTAAACGTTTTGTGTACCTGTCTAATCAATCATGTCATGCATAGACTTAAAAGACAAATTTGACTTGGTAcacattaaaatttataaaaaaaaaccaatgctgtatttgtttgttatatcatttacattcaatttGTTACTCTGACAAACACTAAACAATTGAAGGAAAACCGTTCAAATCAGAAATCAAATTATGTTTGTGATTGCATATCCAAATTTGTATTCAATTTCCCAACTATTAAGATGAAAACAACTTACAAATGTCAACATCAAGGAAACTGCTTACTCTAACAGGCCACCATGCAGGCAGGTTATATATATTGCTTAGTTAATTGAATCGTTTTGAAAGTATCTTTAATAATACGTTAAAATAAACTTACCTTTATCTGTAACATTTTTACTTATTGCTTTATACTTATATTTCCTAGCAAAAGGTAGAATATTTACATCAAGCTGGAATTGTTTATGTCTACTATCACAGACGGGAATTGTTTATGTCTACTATCACAGACGGGAATTGTTTATGTCTACTATCATAGACGGAATTGTTTATGTCTACTATCACAGACGGGAATTGTTTATGTCTACTATCATAGACGGAATTGTTTATGTCTACTGTCACAGACGGGAATTGTTTGTGTCTACTATCACAGACGGGAATTGTTTATGTCTACTATCACAGACGGGAATTGTTTATGTCTACTATCAATGATCCATGGTGAAAGTTTATTGGAGGAAAAGTAGGGCATGTATGTTAACTAAAAGATGACATCTTAATAAATGTAATTACTTCTGACATTATATGTAAAACAGACTAATGTGCATCCTCCCAAGAATACATTAATTTAACACGTTAAAACAACTTTTAAACATTACAGAAATACTGCAATAATTGAGAATTGTTTAGTTTAGTCGCTTTTCGCTTACAGGTAAATGTATAAGACGTTAAATTGATTTGTCAATTAAAACTTGACAAACAGATGTTTtgtttaagaaaataatcattaatctCATATAAAATGATTGTGAAAAACAGATATTTGATAGACAAGAACACGTCATAATACAAAGTTCTTTTTGATGTAATTCTGCACTCATTGTAGATTgaagaccaaaaaatgaaaataaccatTGACAGAACTATTCATCTACTTAGATACTTGTATATTGCAAATATTGTAGTGATCAATTAACACCTCGAAAgtaatgcaaaattaaaaaaaaaacaatatcgcAATATCAACTCATCTTTATTTCACGTGCACCATGATTATGTCATAAATGTTTATCAGGACCTAGATCATGTTATTTTCGGCAACACATCCGAAAGATGATAAGAACCTCAACGTGTATAGTGATAATAAAGCAGACTTATTCATTTTAGCATACTTAATCATTTTGAATGGATGAACTTGGtgagatttttttaaaaaaatgtttacattttataatCAGCAtgatatttatatctataattatGATATTTGCAGTTCTGAATTGCTCTCAAGTAACATAAATTTTGCATCAAGCATTGATTACTTTGAACCAATTGTATGTAAACAATTGTTCAATAACAGTAGATTTTTTGTCTCTAATTAATGCGCCTTTCTAGAGATTGAGTAACTGTGTCAGTTGAATTGGAACAACATTTAAATGTCAGTTAGTATAAAATACATTGGTTAATTACTAAAAATAGGAAACCCCGATACATGTTGAAATTAAGGCTCAGTGACCAAATGCAATTCATAATCTTCTTTCGACCCAGCACTTTCATTCGAATGTACAGTTTTACGTGTATTTCACAAATATGATTTGGTTTGGATTTGAAAGTCGTATATATTCCTAAAACATCAATCAGTGTGAATGGCTTTAAACATTTACTACAATCACTTCTAAACAATTTATAGTACGTATATGCAAATTTCATTTAATTAATTTTCTCTCTAGCTTATTTAATACGAacatttaatttatcaaaaatctTGCGTTTGTTTTTTATATCAAGACTGCAGAAATAAAATATGTACATCGAAGgaaaattatgtttgtttgtaaCATATTTCGCTGTAAACATTGTTGTATCTCTgcaaaaaaagtaattaaatgCATTTTGATAATGGTAAttccaataaaatgacaataatattttGTTAACACATTTATTCTCTCCCCTTACAATGCGTATCATGGTTTATATTGTAGTTGTCTAGATTAAACGTGTTGTTATGAAGACAGTCCACAAATGTTTTATCACACATGCATACTCTTCTCTTACATGAATTGGGACTATCtgaaaatataacaaagacataTTACAACACTGAATTATCAATTTACTTTATTGGAGGTCATgtgatatataaaacaataaagataTAACTGTATATTCGTGAACCAAACACACGACAAAGAGggcatatgtggagcaggatctgcttacccttccggagcacctgagatcacccctagttttggtggggttcgtgttgtttattctttagttttctatgttgtgtcatgtatactattatttttctgtttgtctttttcatttttagccatggcgttgtcagtttgttttagatttatgagtttgactgtccctttgatatctttcgtccctctttaaacTATATAACATTGGTAGTAAATTTGAGAAACATGATggtaataattttaataataataaaacaaatatcaataacaacaacaaaGCATAAATGATAATTATCATAATTTAAGAAGGAAATCAGATGATGACAATGATTGATCGCTGTGTAAATTAACTGCATAATCAGGACGGGAACAAGTCTAACTGTCACATGTACCTTTTTAAAAGCCTTTGATATGACCAGGTATGTCTTCAAACCAATGAATCCCACTATTGAGGTAAACACGCTACCACACCATCGAGGGAGTTTAAACAATTCAGCATAGCCATGTTCCCAATCATACATAGTGTGAGCAAGGCTCCGTGtcgaaggccgtactttgacctataattttttacttttacaaattgtgacttgaatggagagttgtctcattggcactcacaccacatcttcttctatTTTAAGACATTCATCTAAATTCaaatttgacatgtttttttttatagatgaagCCTCTGTCAATATGTTATATTTACATGTCAGCGTTGACAAAATATGCAATGTGAATTATTGAAGGAGAAACACATACATTTCTGTTTCTTATACATCATAAAACAAACCACAATTAGACTAATTTATTCATTGCAGTTCATGTAGTTTCGAAAATTGCAGTGTTACTATGCATGACATAGCATATTAACTCCTACAAATATGAACAAGTGCAGATTATCGTAACGTACATGTCTATTGTACTAAGAAGGTAAAAGATGGGGGTGAGGATAATTTAACTTGAATGTTGaagattgtttatatttatttattatgtcaaCGACTATTTTACTAGGAATTATACTATGCTATGCATGATATTAACAATATTGAGGATATTTTGATAGAGTTATTTGTTTTGCCAAGCTTAAATAAAAGGCAAATGCTTCGCTATTATAATGTATCCACATTTGCAAAATGTTGATTAATGTTAAGTCAATAGATttcttatttacaatattttgtatgtgttttgactttttaacatttttgttaagATCTTGATCAGAAAGAACTGTAACCAATTAAAAATGAAACGATTATCATTTCGAAAATAGTTGCTTTACCTTGACAGTTAACTGTTTTATTTTGGAGATCATATGCATAAGGCCACGTCTTAGGCCAACATGCGTCTACACGACCATAGCAATCATCATGGTCTTTGCAACATCTGCAAAACAAAACGAAAATGAATGAGCAAACAAATGGCATAAAATAAGGAAAACAGAAATAACGACTCTCGATTTTAACTTTCGTCAATGATTGAAAAAAGTTTCGTTAGAAACGATCATAGACATACACATGCACGTTCATAATTAGAAGTAAATATTAATTAGACTCAGTGTGAAGTAACATGAAAGATTCACaatctgtatttttattttatgtttctattACTATATTTGAGATATAGTATAGTGTTCAGGAATTTAGCATATATCATCATATcatcaaataacatgaataacatcAATGATAAACGTCATTTTCGAACGGTTATTGt from Mytilus edulis chromosome 7, xbMytEdul2.2, whole genome shotgun sequence encodes the following:
- the LOC139482007 gene encoding acidic phospholipase A2-like isoform X1: MQLLCNITACLLCIIMYMYIGEARTVRHKRAIWNFAYQLTYYFGAGQAFSLLDYGCFCGWYGESKPLDGVDQCCKDHDDCYGRVDACWPKTWPYAYDLQNKTVNCQDSPNSCKRRVCMCDKTFVDCLHNNTFNLDNYNINHDTHCKGRE
- the LOC139482007 gene encoding acidic phospholipase A2-like isoform X2; translation: MYMYIGEARTVRHKRAIWNFAYQLTYYFGAGQAFSLLDYGCFCGWYGESKPLDGVDQCCKDHDDCYGRVDACWPKTWPYAYDLQNKTVNCQDSPNSCKRRVCMCDKTFVDCLHNNTFNLDNYNINHDTHCKGRE